A genomic window from Nicotiana sylvestris chromosome 11, ASM39365v2, whole genome shotgun sequence includes:
- the LOC104233778 gene encoding uncharacterized protein, whose protein sequence is MENIPILLQHSGEWDDNNNFINFHINAILIKTYWKFEQLLREIAKLLRKDSKTIVIQYAIAQGYPPITLCSDMSVSVYMELKKSSAGMTTLPLCVSFAKNTIAASTSSFDVAPISPEIAQFESTDMITTFDVQEGDDVILELDDANIITDQFHQNVEKGQIYEDKNLLALVMKQYAVREKCQYRVHKSCPRRYILECVDEICTWRLKASSLRESNLFKVIDFNYVHSCLTDKRFCSQKQVVSAFVAAVVQDKLVDPKTIYTPTDIQRDIQKAYGMDLSYMQAWRSKEKAMQLLRRSPSESYKKMPTYLYMLEYANPGSVTRLHTEEDGSFLYAFIAIYTSIRAWVYCRPTVVVDGSFLKSTYRGTILTAFTQDTKGQILPLAYAIVDSENDASWEWFFVQLRETYGQREGMCIVSDRHDAIWKTTSIVYPEVPHCACMFHLWNNIKTNFRKSQKQIKEVYFALARAYTVEEFNRHMAGLEAIDSRVKTYLMDIGYDKWSKAYSKANRIMTMTSNIAESVNAANKHAKDLLVMNLLDFMTTLIQKWNYINRKDAVESFMKIGAKYEKILADNTILSQTMTVLPSTEFLHLVIDGQTRNVVRLHERNCSCGRFQLDDIPCPHAMAVIEKFHMDSYKYCSDYYSIDYLLKTYEIPVNPLPDETTWQIPEHVSSQVVLPPKEKIKPGRPKRKRGIGGWEGNTVTCALCGRKGHNRRTC, encoded by the exons ATGGAAAATATTCCAATTCTGCTGCAACATAGTGGAGAATGGGATGAtaacaataatttcataaattttcatATTAATGCAATTCTAATAAAGACCTATTGGAAATTTGAACAACTTCTCAGAGAAATTGCAAAGCTACTGCGAAAGGACAGTAAAACAATAGTTATTCAGTATGCTATTGCTCAAGGATATCCACCAATTACACTTTGCAGCGATATGAGTGTTAGTGTTTATATGGAATTGAAAAAATCAAGTGCAGGGATGACAACACTTCCCCTGTGTGTGTCGTTTGCTAAAAACACTATAGCTGCAAGCACCTCCAGTTTCGATGTTGCTCCAATTTCACCAGAAATTGCACAATTTGAAAGCACTGATATGATTACTACGTTTGATGTGCAAGAAGGAGATGACGTCATTTTAGAACTTGATGATGCAAACATCATAACTGATCAATTTCatcaaaatgttgaaaaaggacaaaTTTACGAAGACAAGAACCTGCTGGCTCTCGTTATGAAACAATATGCTGTTAGAGAAAAATGTCAATATCGGGTTCATAAATCATGCCCAAGAAG GTATATCCTTGAATGCGTGGATGAAATATGCACTTGGAGACTTAAAGCATCAAGCCTGCGAGAATCAAATCTTTTCAAAGTGATAGATTTCAATTATGTCCACAGTTGTTTAACTGATAAGAGATTTTGTTCACAAAAGCAAGTTGTCTCAGCTTTTGTTGCAGCTGTGGTACAAGATAAACTTGTTGACCCGAAAACCATATATACACCAACTGATATCCAAAGAGACATCCAAAAAGCATATGGTATGGACTtaagctacatgcaagcatggagaTCAAAAGAAAAAGCAATGCAATTATTGAGACGATCACCAAGTGAATCATACAAGAAAATGCCAACATATCTTTATATGTTAGAGTACGCTAACCCAGGATCAGTGACACGACTACACACTGAAGAAGATGGGAGCTTCTTGTATGCATTCATAGCTATATATACATCGATTAGAGCATGGGTTTATTGTAGGCCAACAGTTGTAGTTGATGGAAGTTTTTTAAAGTCAACATATAGAGGGACCATACTCACGGCTTTCACGCAAGACACAAAGG GACAAATTCTACCCCTCGCATATGCAATTGTTGATTCGGAAAATGATGCATCGTGGGAATGGTTCTTCGTGCAGTTGAGAGAAACCTATGGACAAAGAGAGGGAATGTGCATTGTATCAGACAGACATGATGCTATATGGAAAACAACTTCAATTGTCTATCCAGAAGTCCCTCATTGTGCATGTATGTTCCATCTGTGGAACAACATAAAGACAAACTTCAGGAAGAGCCAAAAACAAATCAAAGAAGTATATTTTGCTTTAGCAAGAGCATACACTGTTGAAGAATTCAACAGGCATATGGCAGGGTTAGAAGCTATTGATAGTAGAGTGAAAACATACTTGATGGATATTGGATATGATAAATGGTCCAAGGCGTATTCCAAGGCAAATAGAATCATGACCATGACATCGAATATTGCGGAATCAGTAAATGCAGCAAACAAGCACGCAAAAGACCTCCTAGTTATGAATTTGCTTGACTTTATGACAACATTGATTCAAAAATGGAATTACATCAATCGGAAGGATGCAGTGGAATCATTTATGAAGATTGGTGCAAAGTATGAAAAAATATTGGCAGATAATACTATCTTATCACAGACGATGACG GTGTTGCCATCAACTGAATTCTTACATTTAGTAATTGATGGCCAAACAAGAAATGTGGTGCGCCTACATGAAAGAAACTGCAGTTGTGGGAGGTTTCAGCTAGACGATATTCCATGTCCACATGCAATGGCAGTTATAGAAAAATTCCATATGGATTCATACAAGTATTGCTCGGATTACTACAGCATAGACTACTTGCTGAAAACATATGAGATACCAGTAAATCCATTGCCTGATGAAACAACGTGGCAAATTCCAGAACATGTCTCTTCGCAGGTGGTACTGCCaccaaaagaaaaaatcaaacCAGGAAGACCTAAAAGGAAGAGAGGCATAGGAGGCTGGGAAGGAAATACAGTTACATGTGCACTATGCGGGAGAAAAGGACACAACCGGAGAACATGCTGA